The Bombus fervidus isolate BK054 chromosome 1, iyBomFerv1, whole genome shotgun sequence genome includes a window with the following:
- the LOC139998076 gene encoding LOW QUALITY PROTEIN: uncharacterized protein (The sequence of the model RefSeq protein was modified relative to this genomic sequence to represent the inferred CDS: inserted 3 bases in 2 codons; substituted 1 base at 1 genomic stop codon): MSHGGYNGTCCPPWKXTPPNEWLSRSFSRETEGMXNVKLGRXKAGDKSITTERQRNCPLTWKKGRKSARPLKPGVCPISCASSCRPLRMQKSTPRKGGRVRTVVRTCIDQRLVSLLSLSLSLSCTIFSLQMRFVPEGANKMARDTTSYPLLRLKR, translated from the exons ATGAGCCACGGCGGATATAATGGGACGTGCTGCCCACCGTGGA CCACTCCGCCCAACGAGTGGCTCTCCCGATCGTTCTCGAGAGAAACCGAAGG CATGTAGAACGTTAAGCTAGGACG CAAAGCCGGGGATAAATCGATTACAACCGAACGTCAACGAAACTGTCCCCTGACCTGGAAGAAGGGTAGGAAAAGTGCGCGACCCCTCAAGCCAGGGGTATGCCCCATCAGCTGTGCCTCCAGCTGTAGGCCACTTCGAATGCAAAAAAGCACGCCGAGGAAGGGGGGGAGGGTGAGAACTGTGGTTCGAACGTGTATCGATCAAAGACTggtctctcttctctctctctctctctctctctcttgcaCCATTTTCTCTCTACAGATGAGATTCGTTCCCGAGGGAGCAAATAAAATGGCACGAGACACGACCAGTTACCCGCTCCTCCGGCTTAAACGTTAG